From a region of the Elusimicrobiota bacterium genome:
- a CDS encoding DEAD/DEAH box helicase, with amino-acid sequence MPFSQLGLHQDLVKGVKAMGFTDPTPIQGQSIPLALQGLDLLGCAQTGSGKTAAYVLPILNRMLETPRPGVRALVIVPTRELAAQVETTFRDCGRFTPFKVAVVIGGVGYHGQRQALAQGAQIIIATPGRLLDHLQQGTVRMDRIENLVLDEADRMLDMGFLPAIRNILGRLPRERQTMMFSATLVPEIERIASFALRQPRRIEISRPTSVAEGISQVVYPVTQQQKTELLVAILQATQIRSGVVFCRTKHGADRLARRLKDKGFSIGVLHANRTQGQRTNAMEDFRGGRTQILVATDIAARGIDVREISHVVNYDLPRHPEDYVHRVGRTARAYGVGDAITLMSPDEQPFLSAIERFVGIVFPRAMLPNFAYSVPPLLKAPKPRSFRDLNWSRFRQLRRRR; translated from the coding sequence ATGCCATTTTCCCAATTAGGGCTTCATCAGGATCTGGTCAAGGGCGTCAAGGCGATGGGGTTCACCGATCCCACCCCCATCCAGGGCCAATCCATCCCCCTGGCATTGCAGGGACTCGATCTCCTGGGCTGCGCCCAGACCGGGAGCGGGAAAACCGCGGCCTACGTCCTCCCGATCCTCAACCGAATGCTGGAGACCCCCCGCCCAGGGGTGAGGGCCCTGGTCATCGTCCCCACCCGGGAGCTCGCGGCCCAAGTCGAGACGACTTTCCGCGACTGCGGACGCTTCACCCCCTTTAAGGTCGCCGTGGTCATCGGAGGAGTGGGCTACCACGGCCAAAGGCAGGCCCTGGCCCAGGGCGCCCAGATCATCATCGCGACCCCAGGCAGGCTTTTGGACCATCTCCAGCAGGGGACGGTGCGCATGGACCGCATCGAGAATTTGGTCTTGGACGAGGCGGACCGCATGCTCGACATGGGTTTTCTTCCCGCCATCAGGAACATCCTGGGCCGCCTGCCGCGCGAGCGCCAGACCATGATGTTCTCCGCGACCTTGGTGCCCGAGATCGAGCGCATCGCCTCCTTCGCCCTGCGCCAGCCCCGCCGCATCGAGATTTCCCGCCCCACCTCCGTGGCCGAGGGCATCAGCCAAGTGGTCTATCCCGTGACCCAGCAGCAGAAAACCGAGCTTCTCGTCGCGATCCTTCAGGCGACCCAGATCCGCTCGGGAGTGGTGTTCTGCCGGACCAAACACGGGGCCGATCGCCTGGCCAGAAGACTCAAGGACAAGGGATTTTCGATCGGGGTTCTTCACGCCAACCGCACCCAAGGCCAGAGGACCAACGCCATGGAGGACTTCCGCGGGGGCCGCACCCAGATTTTGGTCGCCACCGACATCGCGGCGCGCGGCATCGACGTGCGCGAGATCAGCCACGTGGTCAATTACGACCTGCCGCGCCACCCCGAGGATTACGTGCACCGCGTGGGGCGCACGGCGCGGGCTTACGGGGTGGGTGATGCCATCACCTTGATGTCCCCGGACGAGCAGCCCTTCCTGAGCGCGATCGAGCGCTTCGTAGGAATCGTTTTCCCGAGGGCCATGCTGCCGAATTTCGCCTACTCCGTCCCCCCTCTCCTTAAAGCCCCGAAGCCGCGCTCCTTCCGGGACCTCAACTGGAGCCGCTTCCGCCAACTGCGCCGCCGGCGGTAA
- the glgB gene encoding 1,4-alpha-glucan branching protein GlgB translates to MVGQKPFLLTDDDLHWFNEGRHSRLYEKMGAHLFVLDGKPGLLFSVWAPNAKKVSVIGDFNGWNRAKNPLKCRGSSGIWEGFVPNIGRGALYKYCIVAQNENQRLEKSDPFAFFHEVAPKSASVAWDLEYGWGDRAWMGQRARRNSLEAPISIYEVHLGSWRRAPGETRFLTYRELALPLAEYAREMGFTHVEFLPLMEHPFYGSWGYQTLGYFAPTARYGSPQDFMFLIDTLHQHGLAVILDWVPSHFPNDGHGLALFDGTHLYEHADPRQGFHPDWKSCIFNYGRNEIRSFLVSNALFWLDRYHADGLRVDAVASMLYLDYSRKEGEWIPNLYGGRENLEAISFLRQLNEEIYKSYPGAQTFAEESTAWPLVSRPTYAGGLGFGLKWDMGWMHDTLEYMRKEPVHRKFHHDRATFRMIYAFHENFVLPLSHDEAVHGKGSLLSQMPGDDWQKFANLRLLLGNMYAHSGKKLVFMGTELAPWREWNHDESLEWRLAEYDKHSGIQKWLRDLNRAYAGEPALHELDCEPAGFEWVDCLDGDQSTLSFLRKSRSGEAVLVVFNFTPVPRFGFKVGAARAGSWKEILNSDAACYGGSGLGNLGAVEARAEPAHGRPCLLEVTLPPLAVLFFKSVLPAK, encoded by the coding sequence ATGGTCGGCCAGAAGCCATTCCTGCTCACGGACGATGACCTTCATTGGTTCAACGAAGGCAGGCATTCCCGCCTTTATGAGAAGATGGGCGCTCACCTCTTCGTTCTTGACGGAAAGCCGGGGCTCCTGTTTTCCGTCTGGGCTCCCAACGCCAAGAAAGTCTCCGTCATCGGGGATTTCAACGGCTGGAACCGCGCGAAAAATCCCCTCAAGTGCCGGGGCAGCTCTGGAATTTGGGAGGGGTTCGTGCCGAACATCGGGCGCGGGGCCTTGTATAAATACTGCATCGTCGCCCAGAACGAGAACCAGAGGTTGGAGAAGTCTGATCCCTTCGCCTTCTTCCATGAGGTCGCGCCTAAGTCCGCTTCCGTGGCCTGGGACTTGGAATACGGCTGGGGGGACCGGGCCTGGATGGGCCAAAGAGCCAGGCGCAACAGCCTCGAGGCCCCGATATCCATTTACGAGGTCCATCTGGGCTCTTGGCGGCGGGCCCCCGGGGAAACCCGATTCCTGACCTATAGGGAACTAGCGCTTCCCTTGGCGGAATACGCGCGCGAAATGGGGTTTACCCATGTTGAATTCCTCCCCCTTATGGAGCACCCTTTCTACGGCTCCTGGGGCTACCAGACCTTGGGCTACTTCGCGCCCACCGCCCGCTACGGCAGCCCCCAGGATTTCATGTTCCTCATCGACACTTTGCACCAGCACGGCCTGGCCGTGATCCTGGACTGGGTCCCTTCCCATTTTCCCAATGACGGCCACGGCCTGGCTCTCTTCGACGGCACCCATCTTTACGAGCACGCCGATCCCCGCCAAGGCTTTCACCCCGACTGGAAGAGCTGCATTTTCAATTACGGCCGCAACGAGATTCGCTCCTTCCTCGTCAGCAACGCCTTGTTTTGGCTCGACCGCTACCACGCCGACGGGCTCAGGGTGGACGCGGTGGCCTCCATGCTGTACCTGGACTATTCAAGGAAGGAAGGCGAATGGATCCCGAATCTCTACGGGGGACGCGAAAACCTGGAGGCCATCTCTTTTCTAAGGCAGCTCAACGAGGAGATATACAAGAGCTATCCGGGCGCGCAGACCTTCGCAGAGGAGTCCACCGCTTGGCCCCTGGTCTCGCGGCCGACTTATGCCGGGGGGCTCGGCTTCGGGCTCAAATGGGACATGGGTTGGATGCACGACACCTTGGAGTACATGAGGAAGGAGCCCGTGCACCGCAAATTCCATCATGACCGCGCCACTTTCCGGATGATTTACGCCTTTCACGAGAATTTCGTCCTGCCCCTGTCACACGACGAGGCGGTCCACGGCAAGGGGTCGCTGTTGAGCCAGATGCCGGGAGACGACTGGCAGAAGTTCGCCAACCTAAGGCTCCTTCTCGGCAACATGTACGCCCACTCCGGCAAGAAGCTGGTCTTCATGGGAACCGAGCTCGCCCCATGGCGCGAGTGGAACCACGACGAGAGCTTGGAATGGCGCCTGGCGGAATACGACAAGCATTCCGGAATCCAGAAGTGGCTGCGGGACCTCAACCGCGCCTACGCCGGCGAGCCGGCTCTTCACGAGCTCGATTGCGAGCCCGCTGGGTTCGAGTGGGTGGACTGCCTCGACGGCGACCAAAGCACCTTGAGCTTCTTGCGCAAGTCCAGGTCGGGCGAGGCGGTTCTGGTCGTTTTCAACTTCACTCCCGTTCCGCGCTTCGGCTTCAAGGTGGGGGCGGCGCGCGCGGGCTCGTGGAAGGAAATCTTAAACAGCGATGCCGCCTGCTACGGGGGCAGCGGCCTGGGCAACCTCGGCGCCGTCGAGGCGAGAGCGGAGCCGGCCCACGGCCGGCCCTGCTTGCTTGAAGTCACCTTGCCGCCCCTGGCCGTGCTGTTCTTCAAGAGCGTCCTTCCGGCGAAATAA
- the malQ gene encoding 4-alpha-glucanotransferase: MAINRLLSRRSSGLLLHPTSLPGPHGAGDLGPCAYQFADFLAESGQSLWQMLPVGPTGPGNSPYSSPSSFAGNPWLISLELMAREGFLDEADIVGAPAFPPGRADYRAAAHYKEPRLRQAFSRFMSRATSEHWDAFRAFYNKNHDWVDEYSLFCALKEKHGGAPWVDWEPMFRKREFRNWGQDALRNLFESATYHQFLQFLFDRQWQALRCYAASRGVRLIGDVPIYAAHESADVWACQEVFHLGADGRPSLMAGVPPDYFSQTGQLWGNPLYRWDELARRGYDWWIARLKIAARRFDAVRLDHFIGFQRYWEIPASAKTAKEGRWVPGPQAAFFEKALPQLPELELIAEDLGCLTTEVSALRDRFGLPGMRVLQFAFGADEQAENFLPPRYPERCVAYTGTHDNDTVVGWFNDDGSGPGSRSPEQARKERAEALRYLGGDGREIHWDMIAAVFKSTANTAIVPVQDVLGLGGEARMNYPGVAEGNWEWRLLPGQLGQAAAGRLRALAEASERVARQAQEA; encoded by the coding sequence ATGGCGATCAATCGCCTTCTAAGCCGCAGGAGCAGCGGCCTTCTCCTGCATCCCACGTCGCTACCGGGCCCCCACGGAGCAGGCGATTTGGGCCCGTGCGCCTATCAATTCGCGGATTTCCTGGCCGAGTCCGGGCAAAGCTTGTGGCAGATGCTGCCGGTGGGCCCGACCGGCCCCGGCAATTCTCCCTACAGCTCTCCCTCGTCTTTCGCCGGTAACCCGTGGCTGATCAGCTTGGAGCTCATGGCCCGGGAGGGCTTTCTCGATGAAGCCGACATCGTGGGCGCGCCGGCGTTTCCTCCCGGCCGCGCGGACTACCGGGCCGCGGCCCATTACAAGGAGCCGCGCCTGCGCCAGGCATTCTCGCGCTTCATGAGCCGGGCGACCTCCGAGCACTGGGACGCCTTCAGGGCTTTTTACAACAAGAACCACGACTGGGTGGATGAATATTCCCTGTTCTGCGCCCTCAAGGAGAAGCACGGCGGGGCTCCCTGGGTGGATTGGGAGCCGATGTTCCGCAAGCGCGAGTTCCGGAACTGGGGCCAAGACGCGTTGAGGAACCTCTTCGAGAGCGCGACCTACCATCAATTCCTGCAGTTTCTTTTTGACCGGCAATGGCAGGCTCTGCGCTGTTATGCCGCTTCCCGGGGCGTGCGCTTGATCGGGGACGTTCCCATCTACGCGGCCCATGAAAGCGCCGACGTCTGGGCCTGCCAGGAGGTGTTCCACCTGGGGGCCGACGGTCGCCCCAGCCTTATGGCCGGTGTTCCTCCCGACTACTTCAGCCAGACCGGCCAGCTGTGGGGCAACCCCTTGTACCGCTGGGACGAGCTTGCCCGGCGCGGCTACGACTGGTGGATCGCGCGGCTCAAGATCGCGGCCCGGCGCTTCGACGCGGTGCGCTTGGACCATTTTATCGGCTTCCAAAGATACTGGGAAATCCCGGCCTCGGCCAAGACCGCCAAGGAAGGGCGCTGGGTCCCGGGCCCGCAGGCCGCGTTTTTCGAAAAGGCTCTCCCGCAGCTGCCGGAACTGGAGCTCATCGCCGAGGACTTGGGTTGTCTCACTACCGAGGTTTCGGCGCTGCGGGACCGCTTCGGCCTGCCCGGGATGCGCGTCCTCCAGTTCGCTTTCGGCGCCGACGAGCAGGCCGAGAATTTCCTGCCGCCCCGCTATCCAGAACGCTGCGTGGCCTACACCGGGACTCATGACAACGACACCGTGGTCGGCTGGTTCAACGACGACGGCTCAGGGCCCGGCTCCCGCTCGCCCGAGCAGGCCCGCAAGGAGCGCGCCGAGGCTCTGCGCTACCTCGGCGGCGACGGCAGGGAGATTCACTGGGACATGATCGCGGCGGTTTTTAAGTCCACCGCCAACACGGCCATCGTTCCGGTCCAGGATGTTTTGGGCCTGGGCGGCGAGGCGCGCATGAATTATCCGGGAGTGGCCGAGGGCAACTGGGAATGGCGCCTTCTGCCCGGGCAGTTGGGTCAAGCCGCGGCAGGCAGGCTCAGGGCCTTGGCCGAGGCCAGCGAGAGAGTGGCGAGGCAGGCGCAAGAGGCATGA
- a CDS encoding tetratricopeptide repeat protein, whose product MLPKERSPGWECLGLFAVVAVAFAFLVQAPFVYDDLRYVLGNPLVTGPWPGWKTLLLRPDPSLAYEPLIALEHRILYSWAGAQPWIYRGSSLVLHAANACLLLALLRRWPGDKSLAFWGALLFALYPAHVEVLALSTFKTHLEVALAALLVLNILEDEKALSAAVLAACWALFAFALLCKETALLIPLLAAAAGGKSKKPVPDARLWAGWGVIASAYVALRLGPAPRPLEPLMGGSLGRHALTSGKIGLWLASQFPLPWNPGLEHSLAPVGPWPSLEALLIPAGLGACAMMAAALLRKDHLLGKAAALMSLSLLPFLNIIPLFNFSLVADRYLYLASAGFFLLLVRFCSLIKADRRTYAPIALGALAFLYAAMDWRRSSLFLDPLELWKQTALAAPRNPRARAALGAECLKRGLYPEAEAELKEALALAPAYLEPYMDLGVLYSQTGRIQEALRIAQARLALRPDAAAWHNLGVFQMKAGKTKEGLLSLEKGRE is encoded by the coding sequence ATGCTTCCCAAGGAGAGAAGTCCGGGCTGGGAATGCCTCGGCCTCTTCGCCGTCGTCGCCGTTGCCTTCGCCTTCCTGGTTCAAGCCCCCTTCGTCTACGACGACCTGCGCTATGTCCTGGGCAATCCCTTGGTGACGGGCCCCTGGCCGGGCTGGAAGACCCTGCTGCTGCGCCCGGACCCGAGCCTGGCCTACGAGCCTCTGATAGCCCTTGAACACCGCATCCTCTACTCTTGGGCCGGGGCCCAGCCCTGGATTTACCGCGGCTCGAGCCTCGTCCTCCACGCCGCCAACGCCTGCCTTCTCCTGGCCCTCCTGCGCCGTTGGCCCGGCGACAAGAGCCTGGCTTTTTGGGGCGCCCTCCTCTTCGCCCTGTATCCGGCCCACGTCGAGGTCCTGGCCCTGTCCACCTTCAAGACCCATCTGGAGGTCGCTTTGGCGGCACTCCTTGTCCTCAACATACTCGAGGACGAGAAGGCCTTGTCCGCCGCGGTGCTCGCGGCCTGCTGGGCCCTTTTCGCCTTCGCGCTCTTGTGCAAGGAAACCGCGCTCCTCATCCCCCTCCTGGCGGCCGCGGCCGGCGGAAAGTCAAAAAAACCGGTGCCCGACGCCAGGCTCTGGGCGGGTTGGGGCGTGATCGCCTCGGCCTATGTCGCCCTGCGCCTGGGCCCGGCCCCGCGGCCGCTGGAGCCCCTGATGGGAGGAAGCCTCGGGCGCCACGCGCTGACCTCGGGGAAAATAGGCCTCTGGCTGGCGTCCCAGTTCCCCCTCCCCTGGAACCCCGGGCTTGAACACTCGCTGGCCCCGGTCGGGCCTTGGCCCTCCCTGGAGGCGCTGCTTATCCCGGCCGGCCTAGGCGCCTGCGCCATGATGGCCGCAGCGCTCTTGCGCAAAGACCACCTCTTGGGAAAAGCTGCGGCCTTGATGAGCCTCTCCTTACTGCCTTTCCTCAACATTATTCCACTCTTCAACTTCAGCCTGGTCGCTGACCGTTATCTATACCTGGCAAGCGCGGGCTTTTTCCTCCTGCTCGTTCGCTTCTGTTCCTTAATAAAAGCCGACCGGCGAACCTATGCTCCGATAGCATTGGGGGCCTTGGCTTTCCTTTATGCGGCCATGGATTGGCGCCGCTCTTCCCTGTTCCTGGACCCCCTCGAACTCTGGAAGCAAACCGCCCTGGCGGCCCCCCGAAACCCCAGGGCTAGAGCGGCTCTGGGGGCCGAATGCCTCAAGCGCGGGCTTTATCCGGAAGCCGAGGCCGAGCTGAAGGAGGCCCTGGCCTTGGCCCCCGCCTACTTAGAGCCCTACATGGACTTGGGAGTCCTCTACAGCCAAACAGGACGCATCCAGGAAGCCCTGCGGATCGCCCAGGCTCGGCTGGCCCTGCGGCCCGACGCCGCGGCTTGGCACAATCTCGGGGTTTTCCAAATGAAGGCGGGAAAGACCAAGGAAGGCTTGCTCTCCCTGGAGAAGGGACGGGAATAG
- a CDS encoding CDP-alcohol phosphatidyltransferase family protein: protein MPLEGALQVLLPEAGRSRMVAGLPAALRTAHQAARELSCARIIFCDPDADFNGLWRRQLERLSLPLACANGEPAARLLAAEKPLLVVSSGGFPRELALKKFLKEAGTGEEGRAWLSDGEIVAVYLPRAGAMMSGVATAGAVARRALSAALASRRVDRGWQPARDRDSVLEAENSLYGALASPTDGYLARWDRRLSIALSKRLLKTSVTPNQITTAGFLLGLMGAAGLATGLYAWQTAGAFLLWISCILDGCDGEIARLKLLASPWGGAYDLAADHLCHLATFAAIPWGLHRADPSFGFLAPGALLVSGLILCMASVWWLILRLPENRRRPLPEAIERLASRDYVYVVLLLAVMGRLEWFLWTAGAGSHLFWLALWGLALAAPAAQGKGSSEIS from the coding sequence ATGCCCTTGGAAGGCGCGCTGCAAGTCCTCCTGCCCGAGGCCGGCCGATCACGCATGGTGGCCGGCCTTCCGGCAGCCCTGCGCACGGCCCATCAGGCCGCGCGGGAGCTTTCTTGCGCGCGCATCATTTTCTGCGATCCAGACGCGGACTTCAATGGCTTATGGCGCAGGCAGCTTGAGAGGCTGTCTTTGCCCCTGGCCTGCGCCAACGGGGAGCCGGCGGCCCGTCTTCTCGCGGCCGAAAAGCCATTGCTCGTTGTTTCGTCCGGGGGATTTCCCCGAGAGCTCGCCCTTAAGAAATTCCTGAAGGAAGCCGGGACAGGGGAAGAGGGGCGGGCTTGGCTTTCGGATGGGGAAATCGTCGCCGTCTACCTCCCCCGGGCCGGCGCCATGATGTCCGGTGTGGCGACCGCCGGCGCGGTCGCCAGAAGAGCCTTGAGCGCCGCCCTGGCCTCCCGCCGCGTCGACCGCGGCTGGCAGCCGGCCCGGGATCGGGACTCGGTGCTCGAGGCGGAGAATTCCCTCTATGGCGCCTTGGCAAGCCCCACCGACGGCTATTTGGCGCGCTGGGACAGGCGCCTTTCCATCGCCCTCTCCAAGCGCCTCCTCAAGACGTCCGTCACCCCGAACCAAATCACCACGGCCGGCTTCCTCCTCGGTCTTATGGGCGCCGCGGGCCTGGCCACCGGCCTCTACGCCTGGCAGACGGCCGGCGCCTTTCTCCTCTGGATCAGCTGCATCTTGGACGGCTGCGACGGCGAGATCGCCCGGCTCAAGCTCTTGGCAAGCCCCTGGGGCGGAGCTTACGACCTCGCCGCGGACCACCTCTGCCATCTGGCCACCTTCGCGGCCATTCCATGGGGACTGCACCGGGCCGATCCGTCTTTCGGGTTCCTGGCGCCGGGAGCGCTCCTCGTCTCCGGGCTTATTCTCTGCATGGCCAGCGTCTGGTGGCTGATCCTGCGCCTGCCTGAAAACCGCCGCCGACCCCTCCCCGAGGCGATCGAGCGTCTGGCCAGCCGAGACTACGTTTACGTGGTCCTGCTTCTGGCCGTGATGGGGCGCCTGGAATGGTTCCTGTGGACGGCGGGCGCGGGCTCCCACCTTTTTTGGCTGGCGCTTTGGGGTTTGGCTCTCGCCGCTCCGGCGGCTCAGGGCAAGGGAAGCAGCGAAATCTCGTAG
- the rnhA gene encoding ribonuclease HI has protein sequence MKERGLPDHIAVFTDGACLGNPGPGGWAAVVLHPRGQVRELGGRSAQTTNNRMELAAAIAAFRALKEETFPMTVYADSKYVILGITSWIASWKRRGWRTASGEGVLNRDLWQELDARVAAYRGPIAWEYVRGHSGVPGNERCDALAVSFAQGAPLTLYKGHVSGYEISLLPLP, from the coding sequence ATGAAGGAGCGAGGCTTGCCGGATCACATCGCGGTTTTCACTGACGGCGCCTGCCTGGGAAACCCCGGCCCCGGAGGCTGGGCCGCGGTCGTCTTGCATCCCAGAGGCCAGGTGCGCGAGCTCGGGGGCCGCTCGGCCCAGACCACCAACAACCGGATGGAGCTGGCGGCCGCCATAGCGGCCTTCAGGGCGTTGAAGGAAGAGACTTTCCCCATGACGGTCTACGCCGACTCGAAATACGTGATCCTCGGCATCACCTCGTGGATCGCGTCGTGGAAGCGCCGCGGCTGGCGCACGGCCTCCGGGGAGGGCGTGCTCAACCGCGATCTTTGGCAGGAGCTCGACGCCCGGGTGGCCGCCTACCGCGGGCCCATCGCTTGGGAATACGTGCGCGGCCACAGCGGGGTTCCGGGCAACGAGCGCTGCGACGCCTTGGCCGTTTCCTTCGCGCAGGGGGCGCCCCTCACCCTCTACAAGGGCCATGTTTCGGGCTACGAGATTTCGCTGCTTCCCTTGCCCTGA
- a CDS encoding TerC family protein, which produces MPALDPLWIGFALVILGMMAVDLGLFQRRAHVISMREAGLWCLIWAALAGAFAVCVHYRLGHEKALQFVAGYLLEQSLSVDNMFVFVMIFSYFSISPMYQSRILHWGILGAIAMRFFFIFVGVSLIRTFHWMIYVFGILLVFTGLKMAFQAEDQHDPGANPALKALKKFMPLSGEIKDQAFFTRLGGRLHATPLFAALLMVEFSDIIFALDSIPAVIAITPDPFIVYTSNIFAVMGLRAIYFLLAGMVGMFRYLKAGISAILVFVGVKMMLSSVIAISIGFSLAFIAAVLSLCVAASLFLPSK; this is translated from the coding sequence ATGCCGGCACTAGATCCCTTATGGATCGGCTTTGCCCTGGTGATCTTGGGCATGATGGCCGTGGACCTCGGCCTCTTCCAGCGCAGGGCCCACGTGATTTCGATGCGGGAAGCCGGGCTGTGGTGCCTGATTTGGGCCGCCCTGGCGGGGGCGTTCGCTGTCTGCGTTCATTACCGCCTTGGCCATGAAAAAGCCCTCCAATTCGTCGCCGGCTACCTCCTGGAGCAGTCGCTCAGCGTGGACAACATGTTCGTCTTCGTCATGATCTTCAGCTATTTCTCCATTTCCCCCATGTACCAGTCGCGCATTCTCCACTGGGGCATCCTAGGAGCGATCGCCATGCGCTTCTTCTTCATTTTCGTGGGAGTCTCCCTCATCCGGACCTTCCACTGGATGATCTATGTCTTCGGGATTCTCCTCGTCTTCACAGGGCTCAAGATGGCGTTCCAGGCCGAGGACCAGCACGATCCCGGCGCCAACCCGGCGTTAAAAGCCCTTAAGAAATTCATGCCCCTCTCCGGAGAAATCAAAGACCAAGCCTTCTTCACGCGTCTGGGCGGCCGGCTGCACGCCACGCCTCTTTTCGCCGCCTTGCTCATGGTCGAATTCTCGGACATCATCTTCGCCCTCGACTCCATCCCGGCCGTCATCGCCATCACCCCGGACCCATTCATCGTCTACACCTCCAACATCTTCGCGGTGATGGGCCTGCGCGCCATCTACTTCCTGCTGGCGGGCATGGTCGGAATGTTCCGTTATCTTAAAGCCGGCATCTCCGCGATCCTCGTCTTCGTGGGCGTGAAGATGATGCTCTCCTCCGTCATCGCCATCTCCATCGGTTTCTCCCTTGCCTTCATCGCCGCCGTCCTCTCCCTCTGCGTGGCAGCCTCCCTGTTCCTGCCAAGCAAATAG